The following are encoded together in the Strongyloides ratti genome assembly S_ratti_ED321, chromosome : 2 genome:
- a CDS encoding Secretory pathway calcium atpase, giving the protein MLKSKILKRIKYFYFILRQNSYQNNLPVGDDTLPNKNLHLNTILGSENEEVEMYQNLNAYRASQLSSLEIVDILKSNSSYGISQEEAKRRINYSGYNEFDVKEKESLTTKYVEQFKNPLILLLLGSAIVSILMKQYDDAVSITIAVIIVVTVGFIQEYKSEKTLEKLNKLVPPQARVIRDGMEICFLARELVPGDIVVLSLGDRVPADVRIIEATELHIDESSFTGENEPKCKHIFPIDINMSQSISHLENIGFMGTLVKQGHGKGIVIATGSNSQFGEVFKMMQNEESPKTPLQNSMDNLGKTLSFYSFAFIGVIFLIGLIQGRDALDMFQIGVSLCVSSIPEGLPIVVAVTLAIGVIRMANRNAIIKKLSAVESLGCVTVICSDKTGTLTKNEMTATIIFSADGIRADVSGVGFDWKNGDVRIGMEKVWEFSHPSISKVIEIGTVCNNATIVKDQILGQPTEGALIVLSIKSHLDGTKDNYVKPLNGGDEIIMMKGAVEEVLERCNTFLQNGLTPIGLSDGKINEILSLGKGLGSSGLRVIGMAYGSHLGNLCFVGMVGILDPPREGVNEAISVVQDSGVAVKMVTGDAYEIACNIGGRLGIYKNGDGVMSGPQIDTLSDTELESCIKSISIFYRTCPKHKLRIVKALQALGEIVAMTGDGVNDAVALKKSDIGISMGKSGTDVCKEASDMVLLDDNFLTIRGAIEEGKGVYHNITNFVKFQLSTSVAALSLIAISTLFHLENPLNPLQILLINIIMDGPPALSLGVEPVDSDIIKQKPRNVKEPLLNKELMINILLSASVIVIGTMGVFYIEMAADNIVTARDTTMTFTCFVFFDMWNALSCRSSRKMIWEIKLCQNLSFTLAVCGSITFILAIVYVPLLQKIFLTEALNITDLIFLAIMTSSVFIVNEIKKYFDIKKRKCGGYNYIVSDNKIC; this is encoded by the exons atgcttaaatcaaaaatattaaagaggattaaatatttttattttattttg AGGCAAAAT agTTACCAAAATAATTTGCCTGTTGGTGATGACACGTTACCCAATAAAAATCTTCATCTGAATACCATATTAGGTTCGGAAAACGAAGAAGTTGAAAtgtatcaaaatttaaatgcaTATAGAGCATCACAGTTATCTTCTTTAGAAATTgtagatatattaaaaagtaatagtTCTTATGGAATTAGTCAAGAGGAAGCTAAACGACGTATAAATTATTCAGGATATAATGAATTTGatgttaaagaaaaagaatcATTAACAACAAAATATGTAGAGCAATTTAAAAATCCTTTAATATTGCTATTACTTGGGAGTGCAATTGTTTCTATTTTAATGAAGCAATATGATGATGCAGTTAGTATAACAATAGCTGTTATTATAGTTGTTACTGTAGGATTTATTCAAGAATATAAATCAGAAAAAactttagaaaaattaaataaactaGTTCCACCTCAGGCTCGAGTTATTAGAGATGGAATGGAGATATGTTTTTTAGCAAGAGAATTAGTACCAGGTGATATTGTAGTATTATCACTTGGAGATCGTGTACCTGCTGATGTTAGAATAATTGAAGCAACAGAATTACATATTGATGAAAGTAGTTTTACTGGTGAAAATGAACCAAAATGTAAACATATTTTTCCTATAGATATTAATATGAGTCAAAGTATTAGTCATCTTGAAAATATTGGATTTATGGGAACATTAGTTAAACAAGGTCATGGAAAAGGTATTGTTATAGCAACAGGATCAAATTCACAATTTGGAgaagtttttaaaatgatgCAAAATGAAGAATCTCCAAAAACACCACTTCAAAATTCAATGGATAATTTAGGAAAaactttatcattttattctTTTGCATTTATTGgggttatttttttaattggttTAATACAGGGAAGAGACGCTTTAGATATGTTTCAAATAGGAGTATCACTTTGTGTTTCCTCAATACCAGAGGGACTTCCAATAGTTGTAGCAGTTACTTTAGCTATTGGTGTTATTAGAATGGCAAATCGTAATgctattattaaaaaattatcagcAGTTGAAAGTTTGGGATGTGTAACAGTAATTTGTTCTGACAAAACAGGAACATTAACTAAAAATGAAATGACAgcaacaataatttttagtgCTGATGGTATTCGAGCTGATGTTAGTGGTGTTGGATTTGATTGGAAAAATGGTGATGTTCGTATTGGTATGGAAAAAGTTTGGGAATTTTCACATCCAAGTATTAGTAAAGTAATTGAAATTGGAACTGTTTGTAATAATGCTACTATTGTTAAAGATCAAATACTAGGCCAACCAACTGAGGGTGCCttaattgttttatcaattaaaagtCATTTAGATGGAACAAAAGATAATTAT GTGAAACCTTTAAATGGTGGTGATGAAATTATAATGATGAAGGGAGCTGTTGAGGAAGTATTAGAAAGATGtaatacatttttacaaaatgGATTAACACCAATTGGATTGTCAGATggtaaaattaatgaaatacTTTCTCTTGGTAAAGGATTAGGAAGTAGTGGATTGCGTGTCATTGGTATGGCTTATGGAAGTCATTTGGGTAATTTGTGTTTTGTTGGTATGGTTGGTATTTTAGATCCACCCAGAGAAGGAGTTAATGAGGCTATTAGTGTTGTTCAAGATAGTGGTGTTGCTGTAAAAATGGTTACAGGTGATGCTTATGAGATAGCATGTAATATTGGTGGAAGATTaggtatatataaaaatggtgATGGGGTTATGTCTGGTCCACAAATTGACACACTATCTGATACAGAATTAGAAAGTtgtataaaaagtatatcaatattttataggACATGTCCTAAACATAAATTAAGAATAGTTAAAGCACTTCAGGCACTTGGTGAAATTGTTGCTATGACTGGAGATGGTGTAAATGATGCTGtagcattaaaaaaaagtgacATAGGTATTTCAATGGGTAAAAGTGGTACTGATGTTTGTAAAGAGGCATCTGATATGGTACTTTTagatgataattttttaacaattcgTGGTGCTATTGAAGAAGGAAAAGGTgtttatcataatataacaaattttgtaaaatttcaACTTAGTACGAGTGTAGCAGCATTATCACTTATAGCAATATCTACATTATTTCATTTAGAAAATCCTCTTAATCCATTACAAATTcttcttataaatattataatggaTGGTCCACCAGCATTATCATTAGGTGTTGAACCAGTAGATAGTgatataattaaacaaaaaccTCGTAATGTAAAAGAACCTTTACTTAATAAAGAActtatgataaatattttattatcagcATCAGTTATTGTAATTGGTACTATGGGAGttttttatatagaaatGGCAGCAGATAATATTGTTACAGCAAGAGATACTACTATGACATTTACTTGTTTTGTCTTTTTTGACATGTGGAATGCATTAAGTTGTAGATCCAGTAGAAAAATGATTTgggaaataaaattatgtcaaaatttatcttttacaTTAGCTGTTTGTGGTagtataacttttattttggCTATTGTTTATGTTCCtcttttacaaaaaatatttttaacagaagcattaaatataacag atcTTATATTTTTGGCAATAATGACATCAAGTGTATTCATtgttaatgaaattaaaaaatattttgatataaaaaaaagaaaatgtggtggatataattatatagtttctgataataaaatttgttag
- a CDS encoding Craniofacial development protein 1 yields MNKELLDDNNYDDEEDVDYTPESENEEDIIDKEVNLEVLEIKTFENKSENNDEEKKSEDEDDEEVYKQLLEAGNIKCQVTTDFTKSSTASKIINTKINSIPIKRSAKSSGLLDIADSTKKKKTTSLSQCTESWKKYVTSKGIAEELVSFNKGKNGFLARQDFLAKTDLRQFEKEKEARNALRKSKQ; encoded by the exons ATGAATAAAGAATTACTTGATGATAATAACTACGATGATGAAGAGGACGTTGACTATACACCAGAAAGTGAAAACGAAGAAGATATTATAGATAAAGAAGTAAATTTAGAAGTTTTAGAGAT aaaaacatttgaaaataaaagtgaaaacaatgatgaagaaaaaaaatctgAAGATGAAGATGATGAAGAGGTATACAAACAATTATTGGAGGCAGGAAATATAAAGTGCCAAGTGACAACAGATTTTACTAAAAGTTCTACTgcatcaaaaataataaa tactAAAATCAATTCAATTCCAATTAAAAGATCAGCAAAAAGCAGTGGCCTTCTAGATATTGCCGATTCaacaaaaaagaagaagacaACTTCTCTCTCACAATGTACTGAATCATGGAAGAAGTACGTTACAAGTAAAGGTATAGCAGAAGAACTAGTTAGTTTTAATAAAGGAAAAAATGGATTTTTGGCAAGGCAGGATTTTTTAGCTAAAACAGATCTCAGACAATTTGAAAAGGAAAAAGAAGCCAGGAATGCATTAAGAAAAtcaaaacaataa
- a CDS encoding Cyclic nucleotide-binding domain and Potassium channel, voltage-dependent, EAG/ELK/ERG family and RmlC-like jelly roll fold domain and Cyclic nucleotide-binding-like domain-containing protein — protein sequence MLRRNKNDGRDNSIYNAPSYDKKNDHELKEKSNDIHKNTGNNMVKQDSVDSNNYPPRRNKSLKKKKNRTLKSQVSIEPIANNSSNNNYISGTRPMTIDNKQKDKSTDNDKTNINKSNDGQRISPIVKITVPGTVNDQDSELTDLDEGGGVEVDDSIIIQKNESPPLVNNLNSSNSINENLKKEELSNNDKSTDKHNGTIQPDKILQNKNNDDKEVSEEVPGGEQKPPEPPKPSYYKKFKEFLKVFVADKTSDWYYYWTGIVSIAFMYNLIVIIARVVFVDLNSGFMWIVWLSSDLISDIIYMIDIFVKSRTGFLEQGLLVKDTKKIWIAYKNSTSAKLDILCIIPLDYIFTYIIFDKPIARFNRLIKVERIKSFMETTETRSSMPNVFRVFTVVCYIIVIIHWNACFYFAISELIGLGSDSWVYGPLNTQSLPEGVEDTLIRRYIYSFYWSTLILTTIGEVPGPVQNIEFVFVTFDLMGGVLIFATIVGNVGSMISNMSADRTEFQNKMDSIKQYMELRKVSKALENRVIKWFDYLWANKQNLSDQQVLKLLPDKLQAEIAMHVHFETLRKVRIFQDCEAGLLAELVLKLQLQVFSPGDYICRKGDIGREMYIVKRGKLQVVADDGVKVFATLQEGSVFGELSILNIAGSKNGNRRTANVRSVGYTDLFVLNKQDLWNALKEYPEARKMLIAKGREILKKDNLLDENAPEEQNTVEEIAEELQNSVKVLQTRLARLTAEYTNTENKLRNRIEYLEKRLRKYQVISDIRNEDYMDTESIRHSLLSQEKARQDALDYKPKDKNV from the exons ATGTtaagaagaaataaaaatgatggtAGAGATAATTCAATTTATAATGCACCATcttatgacaaaaaaaatgatcatgaattaaaagaaaaatctaATGATATTCATAAGAATACAGGTAATAATATGGTTAAACAGGATTCAGTAGATTCTAATAATTATCCACCAAgaagaaataaaagtttaaagaagaaaaaaaatagaacATTAAAATCACAAGTATCAATTGAACCAATAGCTAATAAttcatcaaataataattatatatccGGTACAAGACCAATGACAATAGATAATAAACAAAAGGATAAAAGTActgataatgataaaacaaatattaataaatctaATGATGGTCAAAGAATTTCTCcaatagttaaaataactGTTCCAGGAACAGTAAATGATCAAGATTCAGAGTTAACTGATTTAGATGAAGGTGGTGGAGTTGAAGTTGATGATTCaattattattcaaaaaaatgaatCTCCACCTttagttaataatttaaattcatcaaattcaataaatgaaaatttaaaaaaagaagaattatcaaataatgataaaagtaCAGATAAACATAATGGAACTATTCAAccagataaaatattacaaaataaaaataatgatgataAAGAGGTATCTGAAGAGGTACCAGGTGGAGAACAAAAACCTCCTGAACCACCAAAACCatcatattataaaaaatttaaagaatttttaaaagtatttgtTGCAGATAAGACAAGTGATTGGTATTATTATTGGACTGGTATTGTATCTATTGCATTTATGTAcaatttaattgttattatagCTCGTGTTGTATTTGTTGATTTAAATAGTGGTTTCATGTGGATAGTATGGTTATCTTCTGATTTAATTTctgatataatatatatgattgatatatttgtaaaatcaAGAACAGGATTTTTAGAACAAGGTTTACTTGTTAAagatactaaaaaaatttggatagcatataaaaattcaacaTCAGCAAAATTagatattttatgtataatacCATTAGATTATATctttacatatataatatttgataaaccAATTGCAAGATTTAATAGATTAATTAAAGTTGaaagaattaaaagttttatggAAACAACAGAAACTAGAAGTTCAATGCCAAATGTTTTTCGTGTTTTTACAGTtgtttgttatattattgttatcatTCATTGGAATGCATGTTTTTATTTTGCTATATCAGAACTTATAGGATTAGGTTCAGATAGTTGGGTTTATGGACCATTAAATACACAATCATTACCTGAAGGTGTTGAAGATACATTAATAagaagatatatatattcattttattggtcaacattaatattaacaaCTATTGGTGAAGTTCCTGGTCCAGTACAAAATATTGAATTTGTATTTGTAACATTTGACTTGATGGGTGGTGTATTAATTTTTGCCACAATTGTTGGTAATGTTGGTTCTATGATATCAAATATGTCAGCTGATAGAACAGAATTTCAAAATAAGATGGATTCTATTAAACAATATATGGAATTAAGAAAAGTATCAAAAGCATTAGAAAATAGAGTTATTAAATGGTTTGATTATTTATGGgctaataaacaaaatttaagtGATCAacaagttttaaaattattaccaGATAAATTACAAGCAGAAATAGCTATGCATGTTCATTTTGAAACATTAAGAAAAGTTAGAATTTTTCAAGATTGTGAAGCTGGATTGTTAGCTGAATTGGTATTAAAACTTCAACTTCAAGTTTTTAGTCCTGGTGATTATATTTGTAGAAAAGGTGACATTGGTAGAGAAATGTATATTGTAAAAAGAGGTAAATTACAAGTAGTTGCTGATGATGGTGTAAAAGTTTTTGCCACTCTTCAAGAAGGTAGTGTTTTTGGAGAATtgtcaattttaaatattgctGGTTCTAAAAATGGTAATAGAAGAACAGCTAATGTTAGATCTGTTGGTTATACAGATTTATTTGTTCTTAATAAACAAGATTTATGGAATGCTTTAAAAGAATATCCAGAGGCaagaaaaatgttaataGCCAAAGGAAgagaaattttaaagaaagatAATTTGTTAGATGAAAATGCACCAGAAGAACAAAATACAGTGGAAGAGATTGCTGAAGAGTTACAAAATTCTGTAAAAGTTTTACAAACAAG atTAGCACGTTTAACTGCAGAATATACTAATACTGAAAATAAACTTAGAAATAGAATAGAATATCTTGAAAAAAGACTAAGAAAATATCAAGTAATTAGTGATATTAGAAATGAAGATTACATGGATACAGAATCAATTCGCCACAGTTTACTTTCACAAGAAAAGGCACGTCAAGATGCATTAGATTACAAACCTAAAgacaaaaatgtttaa
- a CDS encoding Poly(A) RNA polymerase GLD2, with translation MMNQCYFEKLLAQYGKPIFSADIDVEINNICHKLEMFHIDKDKYVQYKLCNSKKGCILFSEDNKLKKSKIYTKYIVNSIDLNSSYKLDWLTKRIEQSYYKECQDIKTFKRKCRIIRYIEKMLKLFDSKSFLFLTGSTITNLGDNLSDVDLCWVIPGYGINNLNLPSNIDKGIIYNKLNETKFFILELLCSYNVINDIYVISSKVPLLKIKFNKKWFDIEVDISINNLPGAMNSKLLHYYSRYDLRFSQLVFYFKNFCKESGYKDAYNNYFNSYSISLMVLHFLQAVVEPPILPNLQEMRPDIFSDYKLLWFPYYQEIYLPPLKINKTPLSELYIKFLKYFGNFQSKYYGISIEKGCLLPRELFIKNEKKHPLFIEEPFEKENTARSLKKDRWIHIRKNLLCEATWLITKSQSL, from the exons atgatgaatcaatgttattttgaaaaattgttAGCTCAATATGGAAAACCTATATTTTCTGCTGATATAGATgttgaaattaataatatatgtcATAAATTAGAAATGTTTCATATTGACAAAGATAAATATGTTCAATATAAATTGTGTAATAGTAAAAAAGGATGTATTCTTTTTAGTgaagataataaattaaaaaaatctaaaatttATACCAAATATATAGTTAATAGTATTGATCTAAACAGTTCCTACAAATTGGATTGGTTAACAAAACGTATTGAACAATCTTATTACAAAGAATGTCAG gatATAAAAACATTCAAGAGGAAATGCAGAATTATTCGTTACATAGAAAAAATGTTGAAACTTTTTGATTCAAAatcatttttgtttttaacaGGATCAACAATAACTAATCTTGGAGATAATTTATCAGATGTCGATTTATGTTGGGTTATTCCTGGATATGgaataaacaatttaaacTTACCTTCTAATATTGATAAAGgaataatttataacaaattaaatgaaacaaaattttttatactagAATTACTTTGTTCATATAATGTTATCAATGACATTTATGTAATTTCAAGTAAAGTTCCtttacttaaaataaaatttaacaaaaagtGGTTTGATATTGAAGTTGATATAAGTATTAATAATCTTCCTGGAGCAATGAATTCAAAATTACTTCACTATTATTCACg ATATGATTTAAGATTCTCACAActagtattttattttaagaatttttGTAAAGAATCTGGATATAAGGATGCttacaataattatttcaattCATACTCAATATCTTTAATGGTTTTACATTTTCTTCAGGCTGTTGTAGAACCACCAATTTTACCAAATCTCCAAGAAATGAGACCTGATATATTTAGTGATTACAAATTATTGTGGTTTCCATATTAtcaagaaatatatttacctccattaaaaattaacaaaacaCCACTCTctgaattatatataaaatttttaaaatattttggtaATTTTCAATCTAAATATTATGGTATTAGTATTGAAAAAGGATGTCTATTACCAAgagaattatttataaaaaatgaaaaaaaacatCCCCTATTTATTGAGGAGCcttttgaaaaagaaaatactgctagatcattaaaaaaagatcGATGGATtcatattagaaaaaatttgcTTTGTGAAGCTACTTGGCTTATTACAAAATCTCAAAGTttataa
- a CDS encoding 40S ribosomal protein S19: protein MGVPTLAKDVNQSELVKQVAAFLKKSGKVAVPENSDIIKLGRHKELAPMDADWYFTRAASLARRLYLKPGVGVGALKRSFGGNKRRGVKPRHFQTAAGGNIRKALQALETINWVEKSTTGGRLLTAQGRKDLDRIASQMRNRKSE from the exons ATGGGTGTTCCAACATTGGCTAAAGACGTTAACCAATCTGAACTTGTTAAACAAGTTGCTGCCTTCTTAAAGAAATCAGGAAAAGTTGCTGTTCCTGAAAACTCTGATATTATTAAACTCGGAAGACACAAAGAACTTGCTCCAATGGATGCTGATTGGTACTTTACACGTGCCGCTTCATTGGCTCGTagactttatttaaaaccaGGAGTTGGAGTTGGTGCTTTAAAAAGATCTTTTGGTGGTAACAAACGCCGTGGAGTCAAACCAAGACACTTCCAAACTGCTGCAGGAGGAAATATCAGAAAGGCTCTTCAAGCTTTGGAAACCATTAATTGGGTAGAAAAAAGTACAACTGGAGGACGTCTTCTTACAGCTCAA ggaCGTAAAGACTTGGATCGTATCGCTTCTCAAATGAGAAATAGAAAAAGTGAATAA